A stretch of the Azorhizobium caulinodans ORS 571 genome encodes the following:
- a CDS encoding heme/hemin ABC transporter substrate-binding protein, which yields MSANARALAGTLAASALCALLAVTPAAAHHVTDASGRRVEVRDTAHIVSIGSAVTEILFALGVGERVVAVDQTSVYPEAARKLPNVGYMRALSPEGVLSKTPSVIIASEGSGPREAIEVLSHSSVPVVLIPDGHSPDAIVRKIEMVADAVGIPEKGQELANAVRSDFRQLAHEIATLKHHPRAVFVLSTAGGAPIVGGAGTSADAMFHLAGLENAVAGVKGYKPASEEVLLTAQPDVIVVMSGGGQPLPPETIFAIPAFRNSPAAKHKRLITLPGSYLLGFGPRTPEAALDLALAARANAKLAPLPVHSWSSEPNP from the coding sequence ATGTCCGCGAATGCGCGCGCCCTCGCCGGCACCCTCGCCGCGAGTGCCCTCTGCGCTCTGCTCGCCGTCACGCCCGCCGCCGCCCATCACGTGACCGACGCCAGTGGCCGCCGGGTGGAGGTGCGCGATACCGCCCATATCGTCTCCATCGGCAGCGCGGTGACCGAAATCCTCTTCGCCCTCGGCGTCGGCGAGCGGGTGGTGGCAGTGGACCAGACCAGCGTCTATCCGGAGGCCGCGCGCAAGCTCCCCAACGTGGGCTACATGCGCGCCCTTTCGCCCGAGGGCGTCCTGTCGAAGACGCCGAGCGTCATCATTGCCAGCGAAGGGTCCGGCCCCCGCGAGGCCATAGAGGTGCTGTCCCACTCCTCCGTCCCCGTGGTACTCATTCCCGATGGCCATTCGCCGGATGCGATCGTGCGCAAGATCGAGATGGTGGCCGATGCGGTCGGCATTCCGGAGAAAGGGCAGGAGCTCGCCAATGCGGTGCGCTCCGATTTTCGCCAGCTCGCCCATGAGATCGCCACGCTGAAGCATCACCCCCGCGCGGTCTTCGTGCTCTCCACCGCAGGCGGCGCCCCCATCGTGGGCGGTGCCGGAACCAGCGCGGACGCCATGTTCCATCTCGCCGGCCTCGAGAATGCGGTGGCGGGCGTGAAGGGGTACAAGCCGGCGAGCGAGGAAGTCCTCCTCACCGCCCAGCCGGACGTGATCGTGGTCATGAGCGGCGGCGGCCAGCCCCTGCCGCCGGAGACGATCTTCGCCATTCCCGCCTTCCGGAATTCCCCGGCGGCGAAGCACAAGCGGCTCATCACCCTGCCGGGCTCCTATCTGCTCGGCTTCGGCCCGCGCACGCCGGAAGCCGCGCTCGACCTCGCGCTGGCCGCCCGCGCCAATGCCAAGCTCGCACCGCTGCCGGTCCATTCCTGGTCCAGCGAGCCCAACCCGTGA
- a CDS encoding TonB-dependent hemoglobin/transferrin/lactoferrin family receptor yields MGRLTARASARSVSAVSLCRKGSGPFRRAAARGLSSVAGAALVAGGLAWAGPAAAQSATTAPAGSSSASWPASSQPAMTTGPGGEIALDAITVVATYTPISTINALAGVSTVRLDQLQEYLPDRTADVFWGMPGVTAIQNGNSTQTSVNIRGLQDFGRVAVIVDGARQNFTQLGHANSAGSFFVEPGLLAGVDVIRGPVSNIYGSGAIGGVVTMRTKDANDILKPGQTWGVEGTGEMGSNGPMGFGSAFGAARVGPNIDLFWGGTYRDQGNYSDGNGNEVPGTANTTWTGIAKATIRPADFHEIKLSALNYDSSYTTSSASVITTPTTSQYGTDITNRTVSASYNYSNPDNNLFDWRSTVYWNQVQQDQVKVAGTNSTVTGNVGNPRSFTIDTVGFDANNTTRFALGPVRNAVTVGGDYFHDDVSNIDRYGFGDGYNPSGTRGVGGAFVQWQANYSTWLEAIGAVRYDSYTLNGNGVSNSGDRFSPKLTIGLTPLPWFTVYGTYAEGYRAPAVTETLVAGAHPPAMPIVTCPDGSIGTFCFLPNANLQPEVGKNKEIGVNLKFDDLLTKGDKLRLKADVYRNDVSDFIELVQFGRTRFGTTAYAQYQNIASARLQGFELESMYDARLWFAGISATVSEGKDTSDNQPLSSIQPDNVATTIGLRSPDQTLSLSLRWQWVAAVTAADLPTNSVYAPTSSFNLVNVYLGYQPSENVRMSLSAENLLNEQYTQYQQFLPSAGLTVRGAVTIRFGGGEVASSKPAALTK; encoded by the coding sequence ATGGGTCGCCTGACAGCGCGCGCGTCTGCGCGTTCGGTTTCCGCCGTATCGCTCTGCCGGAAGGGATCGGGGCCGTTCCGCCGCGCCGCCGCGCGGGGGCTTTCCAGTGTCGCCGGCGCTGCGCTGGTCGCCGGAGGCCTCGCCTGGGCGGGACCCGCGGCGGCGCAGTCCGCCACCACGGCGCCGGCCGGATCGTCCTCCGCATCCTGGCCCGCCTCGTCCCAGCCGGCCATGACCACAGGGCCGGGCGGGGAGATCGCCCTTGATGCCATCACCGTGGTGGCCACTTACACGCCCATCTCCACCATCAACGCGCTGGCGGGTGTGAGCACGGTTCGGCTCGATCAGCTTCAGGAGTACCTGCCGGACCGCACGGCGGATGTCTTCTGGGGCATGCCGGGCGTGACCGCCATCCAGAACGGCAACAGCACCCAGACATCCGTGAACATCCGCGGCCTTCAGGATTTCGGCCGCGTGGCGGTGATCGTGGACGGCGCGCGGCAGAACTTCACCCAGCTCGGCCATGCCAATTCCGCCGGCTCCTTCTTCGTCGAGCCGGGGTTGTTGGCGGGCGTGGACGTGATCCGTGGTCCCGTGTCCAACATCTACGGTTCGGGCGCCATCGGCGGTGTCGTCACCATGCGCACCAAGGATGCCAACGACATCCTGAAGCCCGGCCAGACCTGGGGTGTGGAAGGCACCGGCGAAATGGGCTCCAACGGGCCCATGGGCTTCGGCTCGGCCTTCGGCGCGGCGCGCGTCGGTCCCAACATCGACCTGTTCTGGGGCGGCACCTATCGCGACCAGGGCAACTATTCCGACGGCAACGGCAATGAGGTGCCCGGCACCGCCAACACCACCTGGACCGGCATCGCCAAGGCCACCATCCGCCCGGCGGATTTCCACGAGATCAAGCTGTCGGCGCTGAATTACGACAGCTCCTACACCACCAGCTCGGCGAGCGTGATCACCACGCCCACCACCAGCCAGTACGGCACCGACATCACCAACCGGACGGTGAGCGCCAGCTACAATTACTCGAACCCGGACAACAACCTGTTCGACTGGCGCAGCACCGTTTACTGGAACCAGGTGCAGCAGGATCAGGTGAAGGTCGCCGGCACCAACAGCACGGTGACCGGAAACGTCGGCAATCCGCGCAGCTTCACCATCGATACGGTGGGCTTCGACGCCAACAACACCACGCGCTTCGCCCTCGGGCCGGTGCGCAATGCCGTTACGGTCGGCGGCGACTATTTCCATGACGACGTGAGCAACATTGACCGCTACGGTTTCGGCGACGGTTACAATCCCTCGGGCACGCGCGGCGTCGGTGGTGCCTTCGTGCAGTGGCAGGCGAACTATTCCACCTGGCTCGAGGCTATCGGGGCGGTGCGTTACGACAGCTACACGCTGAACGGCAACGGCGTCTCCAACAGCGGCGACCGCTTCTCGCCCAAGCTTACCATCGGCCTCACGCCGCTGCCCTGGTTCACCGTCTATGGCACGTACGCGGAGGGCTATCGCGCGCCCGCAGTGACCGAGACATTGGTGGCAGGTGCCCATCCCCCGGCCATGCCCATCGTCACCTGCCCGGATGGCAGCATCGGCACCTTCTGCTTCCTGCCCAATGCAAATCTCCAGCCGGAGGTGGGCAAGAACAAGGAAATCGGCGTCAACCTGAAGTTCGACGACCTGCTCACCAAGGGCGACAAGCTGCGCCTCAAGGCGGACGTCTATCGCAACGACGTGAGCGACTTCATCGAGCTCGTGCAGTTCGGCCGCACCCGCTTCGGCACCACGGCCTATGCGCAGTACCAGAACATCGCCTCCGCCCGCCTGCAGGGCTTCGAGCTGGAGAGCATGTATGACGCCCGCCTGTGGTTCGCGGGGATCTCGGCGACCGTGAGCGAGGGCAAGGACACGAGCGACAACCAGCCGCTCTCCAGCATCCAGCCGGACAATGTGGCGACCACCATCGGCCTGCGCTCGCCGGACCAGACGCTGAGCCTCTCGCTGCGCTGGCAGTGGGTGGCGGCGGTGACGGCGGCGGACCTGCCCACAAACTCGGTTTATGCGCCCACCTCCAGCTTCAATCTCGTGAACGTCTATCTCGGCTATCAGCCGAGTGAAAATGTGCGCATGTCGCTGAGCGCGGAGAACCTGCTGAACGAGCAGTACACGCAGTACCAGCAGTTCCTGCCGAGCGCCGGCCTCACCGTGCGCGGGGCGGTGACCATCCGTTTCGGCGGCGGCGAGGTGGCGTCCAGCAAGCCGGCGGCCCTCACCAAGTAG
- a CDS encoding c-type cytochrome → MGMAVLMGGSARAQTIGPDELNALVSQCAPCHGVDGHARDVEVPHLAGQHDRYLWNQLIAFRKGTRRHQDMRFMSRALTEPEIEALVVYYSGLPR, encoded by the coding sequence ATGGGCATGGCCGTCCTGATGGGCGGCTCGGCCAGAGCCCAGACGATCGGGCCGGATGAACTCAATGCCCTCGTGAGCCAGTGCGCGCCCTGTCACGGCGTTGATGGTCATGCCCGCGACGTGGAAGTGCCGCACCTCGCCGGCCAGCACGACCGCTACCTGTGGAACCAGCTCATTGCGTTCCGCAAAGGCACACGCCGCCATCAGGACATGCGCTTCATGAGCCGCGCGCTCACAGAGCCGGAAATCGAGGCGCTTGTCGTCTATTACTCCGGCCTGCCGCGATAG
- a CDS encoding TetR/AcrR family transcriptional regulator — MLEHGTTAKRSDLAREAALAAAVRRFSQQSYDQVGLRQVAADASLDVARVHRLFGSKEALFAACVRRAFGGWNWTSTDGRSLAQEIAQDLLVEREAPEGDPLQMLVRSVSDPHAGPILRAWCEESFLEPVARILRSGGRPVSEAEVAERVALVAACCFGIAVMRKVMAVPALAKADASALSRRIEHLLSCPLVIEEAPHSSPEILEPAS; from the coding sequence ATGTTGGAACATGGCACGACAGCAAAGAGAAGCGATCTGGCGCGGGAAGCGGCTCTGGCGGCGGCGGTGCGGCGCTTCTCGCAGCAGAGCTATGATCAGGTGGGCCTGAGGCAGGTGGCTGCGGACGCCAGTCTCGACGTCGCCCGCGTCCACCGGCTGTTCGGCTCCAAGGAAGCGCTGTTCGCGGCCTGTGTGCGGCGGGCCTTCGGCGGCTGGAACTGGACGTCCACCGACGGACGCAGCCTCGCCCAGGAGATCGCGCAGGACCTTCTGGTGGAGCGGGAGGCCCCCGAGGGTGATCCGCTGCAGATGCTCGTGCGCTCGGTCTCCGATCCGCACGCAGGCCCCATCCTGCGCGCCTGGTGCGAAGAGAGCTTCCTCGAGCCCGTCGCCCGCATCCTGCGATCGGGCGGCCGCCCGGTCTCGGAGGCGGAAGTGGCCGAGCGCGTGGCGCTGGTCGCGGCCTGCTGCTTCGGCATCGCCGTCATGCGCAAGGTCATGGCCGTGCCCGCTCTCGCCAAGGCCGATGCAAGTGCGCTGTCCCGGCGCATCGAACACCTCCTCAGTTGCCCCCTTGTCATCGAGGAGGCGCCACACTCCAGTCCAGAGATACTTGAGCCAGCTTCATGA
- a CDS encoding heme ABC transporter ATP-binding protein — protein sequence MDPTQAYQAEAASLVRQGRALVRDVSLSLMPGTVTVIVGPNGAGKSSLLKLLAGEVKPSSGRVTLDGADIRTLSPAALARRRAVLPQSSEVAFPFRVEEVVAIGLLGDQPSARARVERVLEQVDLPGFAARTYDSLSGGERQRVQLARALAQLEVMPPDQPGYLLLDEPTASLDLAHQLLVLRHARRHAEQGGAVLAILHDLNLAAMAADRLVVLVQGAIVAEGPPAEIMTDAIIGASFGVAARVNAVPDGPFLLPQTVAAA from the coding sequence GTGGATCCGACCCAAGCGTATCAGGCCGAAGCCGCCAGCCTTGTCCGTCAGGGGCGCGCCCTCGTGCGTGACGTCTCTCTCAGCCTCATGCCCGGCACCGTCACCGTCATCGTCGGCCCAAACGGCGCGGGCAAGTCGAGCCTGCTCAAGCTGCTGGCCGGCGAGGTGAAGCCCAGTTCCGGGCGCGTGACACTCGACGGCGCCGACATCCGCACGCTCAGCCCTGCCGCCCTCGCCCGACGACGGGCCGTGCTGCCCCAGTCGAGCGAGGTCGCCTTTCCCTTCCGCGTCGAGGAAGTGGTGGCCATCGGCCTTCTCGGAGATCAGCCGTCTGCGCGGGCGCGCGTGGAGCGCGTGCTGGAGCAGGTGGACCTGCCGGGCTTTGCGGCGCGCACCTATGACAGCCTCTCCGGCGGGGAGCGCCAGCGGGTGCAACTCGCGCGTGCTCTCGCGCAGCTGGAGGTGATGCCCCCCGACCAGCCCGGCTATCTGCTGCTGGACGAGCCCACCGCGAGCCTCGATCTCGCCCATCAGCTGCTGGTGCTGCGGCACGCCCGCCGGCATGCGGAACAGGGTGGCGCGGTCCTCGCCATCCTGCATGATCTCAATCTCGCGGCCATGGCGGCGGATCGGCTCGTGGTGCTGGTGCAGGGCGCCATCGTCGCCGAGGGGCCGCCGGCCGAAATCATGACCGACGCCATCATCGGCGCGAGCTTCGGCGTGGCCGCACGGGTCAATGCGGTGCCGGACGGCCCCTTCCTGCTGCCGCAGACCGTCGCCGCCGCCTGA
- a CDS encoding HlyD family secretion protein — protein sequence MTRRIGLLVFLAIVILAAGGGYYVYQHRQTLPAGILAANGRIEATEVDVAAKYAGRVADVLVEEGDFVRQGQVLARMDVQETEASLRSAQAQAEQAQRSYEQAKHVVEQRRGELDLAVKELERDETLLTKGFATQQKVDQQRTAKVTSEAALNAALSAVAAYEAAIRSAKAEVDRLTRQVVDGTLTAPRSGRVLYRLAEPGEVLAAGGKVLTLLDLSDVYMTVFLPAAAAGKVGLGADARLLLEPIPDLAIPAKVSFISARAQFTPKQVETQSERDRMMFRTKVRIPTELVQKYMEQAKTGVTGVAYVRIDPNTPWPSWLESDLTRTAP from the coding sequence ATGACGCGACGCATCGGGCTTCTCGTTTTCCTCGCCATCGTCATCCTGGCGGCCGGCGGCGGATACTATGTGTACCAGCACCGCCAGACCCTGCCCGCCGGCATCCTCGCCGCCAACGGGCGCATCGAGGCAACCGAAGTGGACGTGGCGGCGAAATATGCCGGCCGCGTCGCGGACGTACTCGTGGAGGAAGGGGACTTCGTGCGCCAGGGCCAGGTGCTCGCGCGCATGGATGTGCAGGAAACGGAAGCCTCGCTGCGGAGCGCACAGGCACAGGCCGAACAGGCCCAGCGCTCCTATGAGCAGGCCAAGCACGTGGTGGAGCAGCGGCGCGGCGAACTCGATCTCGCGGTCAAGGAGCTGGAGCGCGACGAGACGCTGCTCACCAAGGGCTTTGCCACCCAGCAGAAGGTGGACCAGCAGCGCACCGCCAAGGTCACGTCGGAAGCCGCGTTGAATGCGGCCCTGAGTGCCGTGGCCGCCTACGAGGCGGCCATCCGCTCGGCCAAGGCGGAGGTGGACCGCCTGACCCGTCAGGTGGTGGACGGCACGCTCACCGCGCCGCGGTCGGGGCGCGTGCTCTACCGCCTCGCCGAGCCCGGCGAGGTGCTGGCGGCCGGCGGCAAGGTGCTGACCCTGCTCGACCTGTCCGACGTGTATATGACCGTCTTCCTGCCCGCAGCCGCGGCCGGCAAGGTGGGGCTCGGCGCCGACGCCCGCCTGCTGCTGGAGCCGATCCCGGATCTCGCCATCCCCGCGAAGGTGTCCTTCATCTCGGCCCGCGCCCAGTTCACGCCCAAGCAGGTGGAAACCCAGAGCGAACGGGACCGGATGATGTTCCGCACCAAGGTGCGCATCCCCACCGAGCTGGTGCAGAAATACATGGAACAGGCGAAGACCGGCGTCACCGGCGTCGCCTATGTGCGGATCGACCCCAACACGCCCTGGCCGAGCTGGCTGGAATCCGACCTGACCCGGACCGCGCCATGA
- a CDS encoding aspartate dehydrogenase — MKIGIVGHGAMAGALRGVLAQEGAALGAVLVRPGGAERVRAALPADVAVAETLGDFLASGVTVVAECAGHGALQAHGPGILAAGRDLVVAAVGALADPELETRLRAASACGGRLVIPAGAVGGLDALAAARRAGLSSVRYVSRKPPAAWLGTPAERVADLSALTAAAAVFTGTAREAALAFPQNANVVAAIALAGLGFDETQVTLMADPAVTGNRHTIEAEGAFGRMSVTMEGRPLPDNPKTSMLAPYSLARAVLNLDARVVV, encoded by the coding sequence ATGAAGATCGGCATCGTGGGTCATGGCGCCATGGCGGGCGCGCTCCGCGGCGTGTTGGCGCAGGAAGGCGCGGCGCTTGGCGCGGTTCTGGTCCGGCCCGGCGGCGCAGAACGGGTACGGGCGGCTCTGCCGGCCGATGTTGCGGTGGCCGAGACCTTGGGCGATTTCCTCGCCAGCGGCGTGACCGTGGTGGCGGAATGCGCGGGGCATGGGGCGCTCCAGGCCCATGGGCCCGGCATCCTCGCTGCGGGTCGGGATCTCGTGGTCGCGGCCGTGGGCGCGCTGGCCGATCCGGAGCTGGAGACCCGCCTGCGCGCGGCCTCGGCTTGCGGCGGGCGGCTAGTGATTCCAGCGGGCGCCGTGGGCGGCCTCGATGCGCTGGCTGCTGCCCGGCGGGCCGGCCTTTCGTCGGTGCGCTATGTCTCGCGCAAGCCCCCGGCCGCGTGGCTCGGCACGCCCGCCGAGCGGGTGGCCGATCTGTCGGCACTCACCGCGGCCGCCGCGGTCTTCACCGGCACCGCACGGGAGGCGGCCCTCGCCTTCCCGCAGAATGCCAATGTGGTGGCGGCCATTGCGCTGGCGGGGCTCGGCTTTGACGAGACGCAGGTGACGCTCATGGCCGATCCGGCGGTGACGGGAAATCGCCACACGATCGAGGCGGAGGGCGCCTTCGGGCGCATGTCGGTGACGATGGAAGGCCGCCCGCTGCCGGACAATCCGAAGACGTCGATGCTGGCGCCCTACAGCCTTGCCCGTGCGGTTCTGAATCTGGACGCGCGGGTCGTCGTCTGA
- a CDS encoding antibiotic biosynthesis monooxygenase family protein: MFIAMNRFKVKNGSEAEFERVWRERDSYLHTVPGFVAFNLLKGPQKEDYTLYASHTHWASKADFEGWTKSEAFRAAHKDAGTNKVNYIGPPEFEGFESVLSLDTTTKAA, encoded by the coding sequence ATGTTCATCGCGATGAACCGCTTCAAGGTGAAGAACGGGTCCGAAGCCGAGTTCGAGCGCGTGTGGCGCGAGCGCGACAGCTATCTGCACACCGTGCCGGGCTTCGTCGCCTTCAACCTGCTGAAGGGGCCGCAGAAGGAGGACTACACCCTCTACGCCTCTCACACCCACTGGGCGAGCAAGGCGGATTTCGAGGGCTGGACCAAGTCCGAAGCCTTCCGCGCTGCGCACAAGGACGCCGGTACCAACAAGGTGAACTACATCGGCCCGCCGGAATTCGAGGGTTTCGAATCCGTGCTGTCGCTGGACACCACCACGAAGGCCGCCTGA
- a CDS encoding FecCD family ABC transporter permease: MSLAALKATAHAHPRRLRPAAPAGLVACALLAALAFLAALAVGAVSISPGRVLEILAGAFSTPADEAGAAMRERIVVLDIRLPRAVLGLLTGAGTAMAGAVMQGVFRNPLADPGLVGVAPGAALAAVSFFVLGAPLVALLPPLAQTLALPLCAFAGSLITTLLIARLSMREGAMSVATLLFSGLALGALASAGTGLLVFISSEQQSREFVFWTLGSLGGATWPKVALVAPFVGFLVVCAPVLARGLDALALGEAEAFHVGVPVERLKRLAIIAVAAGVGACVAAAGVIGFIGLVVPHLVRMWLGPGHRVLLPASALLGAAVLIAADICARIAVAPAELPLGVVTALVGAPFFLWLLLRRRMIG; encoded by the coding sequence GTGAGCCTCGCGGCGCTGAAGGCCACCGCCCACGCGCATCCGAGGCGGCTGCGGCCGGCGGCGCCCGCCGGCCTCGTGGCCTGCGCGCTCCTTGCCGCCCTCGCCTTCCTCGCGGCTCTGGCGGTCGGCGCCGTGAGCATCAGCCCCGGCCGGGTGCTGGAGATCCTCGCGGGTGCCTTCTCCACGCCTGCGGACGAGGCGGGCGCCGCCATGCGCGAGCGCATCGTCGTGCTGGATATCCGCCTGCCCCGCGCCGTCCTCGGCCTTCTCACCGGGGCCGGCACGGCCATGGCCGGGGCGGTGATGCAGGGCGTGTTCCGCAATCCGCTGGCCGATCCCGGCCTCGTGGGCGTCGCCCCCGGCGCGGCGCTGGCGGCGGTGTCCTTCTTCGTCCTCGGCGCCCCGCTCGTGGCCCTTCTGCCACCGCTGGCGCAGACGTTGGCCCTGCCGCTCTGCGCCTTTGCCGGCAGTCTGATCACCACGCTCCTCATCGCCCGCCTGTCCATGCGCGAGGGAGCCATGTCGGTGGCGACATTGCTGTTCTCGGGCCTCGCGCTCGGGGCGTTGGCCAGCGCCGGGACGGGCCTTCTGGTCTTCATCTCGAGCGAGCAGCAGTCGCGGGAATTCGTCTTCTGGACCCTCGGGAGCCTCGGCGGCGCCACATGGCCGAAGGTGGCCCTCGTCGCGCCCTTCGTCGGTTTTCTGGTGGTATGCGCGCCCGTCCTGGCGCGCGGGCTCGACGCGCTGGCGCTCGGGGAGGCGGAAGCCTTTCATGTGGGCGTGCCGGTGGAGCGGCTGAAGCGCCTCGCCATCATCGCGGTCGCGGCGGGCGTCGGCGCCTGCGTCGCTGCGGCGGGCGTCATCGGCTTCATCGGGCTCGTGGTGCCGCATCTCGTGCGCATGTGGCTGGGGCCGGGACATCGCGTGCTCCTGCCCGCGTCCGCTTTGCTCGGTGCCGCCGTCCTCATCGCCGCCGACATCTGCGCCCGCATCGCTGTGGCCCCGGCCGAACTGCCGCTGGGCGTCGTCACGGCGCTGGTCGGCGCGCCCTTCTTCCTCTGGCTGCTCCTGCGCCGCCGCATGATCGGGTGA